In one Shewanella loihica PV-4 genomic region, the following are encoded:
- the dsbB gene encoding disulfide bond formation protein DsbB has translation MSALTRFAQSRLAWTLLLLTAVGLEACALFFQHVMKLDPCVMCIYQRLAVLGVLTAGLIGVVGHQFRLLRFLGVLLWGVSAAWGLKLALELVEMQTNPSPFSTCSFLPEFPEWMPLHEWFPSVFLPTGMCTDIPWEMFGITMSQWMVVAFSTYLIALVVFIVPALMPTKKA, from the coding sequence GATTTGCACAGTCTCGTTTAGCCTGGACTCTACTGCTACTCACAGCCGTAGGCCTGGAAGCTTGTGCCCTCTTCTTTCAACACGTGATGAAACTCGACCCCTGCGTCATGTGTATCTATCAGCGCTTAGCGGTACTCGGCGTACTCACCGCCGGCCTCATCGGCGTGGTTGGCCATCAATTCCGCCTGCTGCGTTTCCTCGGCGTACTCCTGTGGGGCGTTAGCGCCGCCTGGGGCCTCAAGCTGGCACTGGAACTGGTCGAGATGCAGACCAACCCATCGCCCTTCTCCACCTGCTCCTTTCTGCCGGAATTTCCAGAATGGATGCCGCTACACGAGTGGTTCCCTTCTGTCTTCCTGCCGACGGGCATGTGCACCGACATCCCCTGGGAGATGTTTGGCATCACCATGTCACAGTGGATGGTGGTGGCCTTCAGCACCTACCTGATAGCCCTGGTGGTGTTTATTGTTCCGGCATTAATGCCGACTAAGAAAGCCTAA